From the Lepisosteus oculatus isolate fLepOcu1 chromosome 1, fLepOcu1.hap2, whole genome shotgun sequence genome, one window contains:
- the znf638 gene encoding zinc finger protein 638 isoform X2 has product MASLAGEMPKSSRKFSAQEGVPSAISSPCPALPDPANRFALFLESCVPVANSLNFGIGSPLLLGPPSLQLAQLKTQLALHQLNAVTSGNHTSPALSLLNLLKVTMSHPMYNPRGPFPSQRPLVSTQFGMSNPPGMDMSGGCVGPQGMGATGMMSQMMPQQMGFQLPQRNAPVSQDLESSIDMHIRGAREEVRMLNQMLQQQKMDPRLRKKTREDILPAGPGFVGQSVANRADDQGPDWSVYQNSQTKLFSSQMLTQPAPSTKVFPSSGFGGPPERMQGERGGSENQPVLIPGERQQHRYTTESATSILASFGLSNEDLELLSHYPDEQLTPDNLPFILRDIRVRKSKINFPEVEQSQARSGTQERLGSEPRQSKVIDYGHSSKFGYSEGGRDGFKREHLAKEMAKADFASSGASSKFPMEGSSSSFSSGKGRGLPLPKKLPMDASKKQPGGEVEQSRRARDPASQKPAAPGMATPSSSMSRSNPIGLVEGSGVVKPGYLAQKTAWAPPFPLSDSSAAKRLPTPTMMNDYYAASPRIFPHTCSLCNVECMVMKDWIEHQNNSLHIDSCRHLRKQYPDWNPEAISNLRNESRGSPERRCAKRRTRSSSRSWSRSLSPWRYRGRSGSRGRGRRSRSRSLSRSPRRYRRSRTRSRSRSPRSPRRGSRLSPLHPRRRSRSPPPRRSPSPRYLRRSPARGPRRLSPRRRHRSSSSERLAKKLIESTGLSVSENTTLEAMMQSLAPAILAELAKKKVVSSSSSRSNVAGIKSSKTLSSPSAKKSEAVGKSSSVSMAKFGSLAKHGPSVAKSSSFSAGKSSSSSSKGPAASSNKEGEVTPKMVKVKKKSALPANTVIRLKDLPFGVSQPDILEVMKPYGKVTSAVVSKDSEQATVVMEKEEEAKAFMETIKRAPFFIQGKSVRIFLEKSEAVVKETKKLSNTKKKEMPKTSTQTKVPAVKKTDVLIYCTGNPPVKAKDKKKCVIQISGLPESDYTEEEITKLAVPFGFTSELIISPSHGKAFMELPDVESGEAMVNTYKSAPVKIKESELTITLIKRPVDLQCSEVQFREVLGLDKSADATGLAERLVIVSNVPRSTRAGKEVQDLVKKFGTWKHCVIVNNKITFEMQTAASAKAVYQWFTKFPCIIQNNPLTFSLSAKVPVKEEVKKEKKEKPELKSTKGGGRPMQAMKKAAAGTKPSASATARAKTAVQAKAQTTTMASTDTAKPAASTTTSNTAPTPGHSASLAAGPAVPTSGPSTPAAAEPAVKVESTASALPAAVAEACSASASSRQPSAIETQPQPVASASQLFDTAKPGEATGLKAGSEEPTASQGGAEDKLRASSGTEDQHDQPKAGGPTTEDESSPATGKARKEATSVEDVSAQAASCGETEKGPSILNEASTTMGGTEFFPAQVVNSTGQAMHHTNSGKSELVGASAAPTCQASSDPFISSNTATFNEGDARPSSTVKTELPPPVDSLTPTEQTVSVKEPADSRLPVDSGGHKPALTVSTRNAQSAESEDSSVPAKTAAETGLSTMKVMAADPRAAKAEDHRQTKDSVTLESGALVGSAAPGVPEQRTVQTPKQAKSPSSLTPVRVKEEGAFEFPQDEDTKCLEFPPVTEEILRALEAAVHECRMRSSMRRGGGVSSEQLSHRESDAKAAPSKGSSRPGARRGDPGSDREPRGQEDEPLGDRPGTAVRKAGSAKGHRGVQAGSPSSGTKRGRELEDQDRRSSSHEESKRKSYSSGKSTRSSRSSTKSRHNKPTEEWMEDSSPFTEETVGMFPFDLDEFVTVDEVGDEGEGEPRKEQEPDPELPVEEGVLSRHHSPPAPEPPGKRRRPGSADAKQKKLAPKTHKLQKKSPKVSAAKAKLQKKGAKAGGCKVQAKGKAVPPAAVEEAPQPADRAAEPDSQQEDSASPLGKGEEVEKEPQTETQSFPAADSPHEPATQPSAPATAGESTAKDKPQKCKQAAKELQKAAAAAEDKAQDVSAVTTAEGEVKKTAAAIARQPDKSLEPATAGEAGQGAPEPETDASPEEDSSEVAAVVRKAPAMVTLDEVSEEEEDYPEDDEEERLQRGLVGVCDSEALVTVDEIGGEDDPFLHAVRDLQALVTLDEIVEEEGSGSPNPESFPFGLGDESEDAFLPEILVTLDETKGDDEEAAEENGKCLEPMEELKPQSPGPPAETSKQVEEWLCEEEEELPELSFVTVDEVVEEEEETEKRQLLEELPCPLQKGAGRPKKRRRQAAATLVRKPGRGRQQASWTAAEVKEEEPETQAEADFNPVDAAPRPSVPQDPAFDATGSLSLRDTLQEPSPGAVKQEPEPSRETEHEPSRTPQLRTGPSELPASAELSKVKLEPFDPTYLVDSKADRSLVVNQERPDTRVKEESKLRQDTVELEEPQLKKPRSAFPLSSNFKMPPFNPQSPIGLEFVVPKTGFFCKLCSLFYGSEEAAKKMHCSSLKHYQNMEKFLSKLRAQQADDTT; this is encoded by the exons CTTTGCGTTGTTCTTGGAAAGTTGTGTGCCTGTTGCGAATTCCTTGAACTTTGGCATTGGGAGCCCACTACTGTTGGGCCCCCCATCTTTGCAGCTGGCCCAGCTTAAGACACAGCTGGCCTTGCACCAGTTGAACGCGGTCACCTCTGGTAACCACACTTCTCCTGCCTTGTCACTGCTCAACCTGCTGAAGGTCACCATGTCTCACCCAATGTACAATCCCAGAGGCCCCTTCCCTAGCCAGAGACCCTTGGTTTCCACCCAGTTTGGCATGAGCAACCCCCCTGGGATGGACATGAGTGGTGGGTGCGTTGGACCTCAGGGTATGGGGGCCACAGGAATGATGTCCCAGATGATGCCTCAGCAGATGGGTTTCCAGTTGCCCCAGCGCAACGCACCAGTGTCTCAGGACTTGGAATCCTCTATAGACATGCACATCCGTGGGGCCAGAGAGGAGGTCCGAATGCTTAACCAAATGCTGCAGCAGCAGAAAATGGATCCCCGCCTGCGGAAGAAGACAAGAGAAGATATCTTGCCAGCAGGGCCGGGCTTTGTTGGGCAGAGTGTGGCTAACAGAGCAGACGACCAAGGCCCAGACTGGTCCGTCTATCAGAATTCGCAAACAAAGCTCTTTTCATCGCAGATGCTGACGCAGCCAGCTCCGTCTACTAAGGTTTTCCCATCCTCTGGGTTTGGAGGTCCACCTGAGAGGATgcaaggagagagaggaggttcGGAGAACCAGCCAGTACTGATTCCCGGAGAGAGACAGCAACACAGGTACACCACAGAGAGTGCTACGAGCATCCTGGCCAGTTTTGGGCTGTCAAACGAGGACCTGGAATTGCTGAGCCACTACCCGGATGAACAGCTTACTCCAGACAATCTGCCATTCATTTTACGGGACATCAGGGTCAGGAAGTCGAAGATAAATTTTCCTGAGGTCGAGCAGTCACAAGCTAGATCTGGTACCCAAGAGCGCCTAGGCAGCGAGCCTCGCCAGAGCAAGGTCATTGACTATGGACACTCGAGCAAGTTCGGCTACTCCGAGGGCGGCCGGGACGGCTTCAAACGGGAGCACTTGGCTAAAGAAATGGCGAAGGCAGATTTTGCTTCCTCTGGAGCATCCTCGAAATTTCCGATGGAGGGGTCAAGCTCTTCTTTCTCGAGCGGGAAGGGTCGCGGTCTGCCTCTGCCTAAGAAGCTGCCGATGGACGCGAGTAAGAAACAGCCCGGCGGTGAAGTGGAGCAATCGAGGAGAGCGAGAGACCCTGCCTCACAAAAGCCAGCGGCGCCCGGCATGGCCACTCCTTCTTCCAGCATGTCCAGAAGCAATCCCATCGGCCTGGTGGAAGGCAGTGGAGTGGTGAAGCCGGGTTACCTCGCGCAGAAAACGGCCTGGGCCCCACCCTTCCCCCTGAGTGACTCTTCAGCTGCCAAGAGACTGCCTACTCCAACCATGATGAATGATTACTACGCTGCCTCCCCGAGAATCTTTCCCCATACTTGTTCTCTGTGTAACGTAGAATGTATGGTGATGAAG GATTGGATTGAGCACCAGAACAACAGCCTTCATATTGACAGCTGCAGACACTTGCGCAAACA GTACCCCGACTGGAACCCGGAGGCCATTTCCAATCTGAG GAATGAGTCCCGCGGCTCTCCCGAGCGCCGGTGCGCGAAGCGCCGGACCCGATCCAGCAGCCGGTCATGGTCCCGCTCCCTCAGCCCGTGGCGGTACCGGGGGCGCTCGGGGTCGAGGGGCCGGGGGCGGCGGTCGCGCTCCCGCTCGCTGTCGCGCAGCCCGCGCCGGTACCGGCGCAGCCGAACGCGCAGCCGGTCCCGCAGCCCCCGCAGCCCGCGCCGCGGCTCCCGGCTCAGCCCCCTGCACCCCCGCCGTCGCTCTCGCAGCCCCCCGCCCCGCCGCTCCCCGTCCCCTCGCTACTTGCGCCGCTCGCCCGCCCGCGGCCCGCGCCGGCTGAGCCCCCGCCGGCGGCACCGGTCCTCCAGCAGCGAGAGGCTGGCCAAGAAGCTCATCGAGTCCACCG GATTGTCTGTCTCTGAGAACACAACGCTGGAGGCTATGATGCAGTCTCTGGCCCCAGCCATTCTAGCAGAGCTGGCCAAGAAGAAGGTGGTGAGCTCTTCCTCCTCCAGATCTAATGTTGCTGGCATCAAGAGCTCCAAgaccctctcctctccctctgccaAGAAGAGTGAGGCCGTAGGAAAATCCAGCTCAGTATCTATGGCAAAATTCGGCTCCTTGGCAAAACACGGGCCTTCAGTAGCCAAATCCAGCTCTTTTTCAGCAGGCAAATCCAGCTCTTCTTCATCAAAGGGACCAGCAGCATCCTCTAACAAGGAAGGGGAGGTGACTCCCAAA ATGGTGAAAGTCAAGAAGAAAAGTGCTCTGCCTGCCAATACAGTCATTCGCCTCAAGGATTTGCCTTTTGGCGTCAGTCAGCCGGACATTTTAGAAGTGATGAAGCCCTATGGAAAAGTCACTTCAGCTGTGGTCTCGAAGGATTCCGAGCAG GCTACTGTGGTGatggagaaggaggaggaggccaAAGCCTTCATGGAGACGATTAAGCGCGCACCCTTTTTCATCCAAGGGAAATCGGTCAGGATCTTCTTGGAGAAGAGT GAGGcagttgtaaaggaaacaaagaagctGTCCAACACTAAAAA GAAAGAAATGCCCAAAACCTCCACACAAACAAAAGTTCcagctgttaaaaaaacag atgttcttatttactgtacaggtAACCCTCCTGTGAAGGCAAAGGATAAAAAA AAATGTGTCATTCAGATCTCTGGTCTTCCTGAAAGTGACTACACCGAAGAAGAAATCACTAAGCTTGCTGTACCATTTGGGTTTACCTCAGAGCTTATTATATCACCTTCACATGGCAAG GCTTTCATGGAGCTGCCAGATGTGGAGTCAGGGGAAGCTATGGTCAACACTTACAAGTCCGCCCCTGTGAAGATCAAGGAGAGTGAGCTGACCATTACTCTGATAAAAAGACCTGTGGATCTGCAGTGTTCG GAGGTGCAGTTCCGAGAGGTTCTTGGACTGGACAAATCTGCG GACGCCACTGGTCTGGCCGAGAGGCTGGTCATTGTCAGCAATGTGCCGAGGAGCACCCGAGCTGGTAAAGAGGTGCAGGACCTGGTGAAGAAGTTTGGCACCTGGAAGCACTGTGTCATTGTCAACAACAAG atCACTTTTGAAATGCAGACTGCAGCTTCTGCCAAGGCAGTATATCAGTGGTTCACGAAGTTCCCCTGCATTATTCAGAACAACCCTCTCACTTTCTCACTGTCTGCAAAGGTTCCTGTTAAAGAAGAG gttaaaaaggagaaaaaagaaaaaccggaattaaaaag TACCAAAGGAGGAGGCAGACCTATGCAAGCAATGAAGAAAGCTGCTGCTGGCACAAAGCCTTCTGCCTCGGCCACAGCCAGAGCCAAAACTGCAGTCCAGGCAAAGGCTCAGACAACCACCATGGCTTCCACAGACACCGCAAAACCCGCCGCGTCCACCACCACGAGCAACACTGCCCCAACTCCCGGACACTCTGCTAGTCTTGCCGCAGGCCCTGCTGTGCCCACTTCGGGCCCCAGCACACCTGCCGCTGCCGAGCCTGCTGTGAAAGTCGAGAGCACGGCCTCAGCGCTGCCTGCAGCCGTGGCTGAAGCCTGCAGTGCGTCAGCCTCCTCCCGCCAGCCATCTGCAATCGAAACCCAGCCTCAGCCCGTGGCTTCGGCTTCGCAGCTCTTTGACACAGCCAAGCCTGGTGAAGCCACAGGCCTGAAGGCGGGAAgcgaagagcccactgcttctcAGGGCGGAGCTGAGGACAAGCTGCGTGCCAGCTCTGGGACAGAAGACCAGCATGATCAGCCTAAAGCTGGTGGTCCAACAACAGAAGATGAGAGCAGCCCAGCAACTGGCAAAGCAAGGAAAGAGGCAACATCTGTTGAAGATGTCTCTGCTCAGGCTGCGTCTTGTGGCGAAACTGAAAAAGGTCCCAGCATTTTGAATGAAGCCAGTACAACAATGGGAGGGACAGAATTTTTTCCAGCTCAGGTTGTGAATTCCACTGGGCAAGCAATGCATCATACAAATTCGGGTAAGTCAGAATTGGTAGGTGCATCAGCAGCTCCCACATGTCAAGCTTCCTCTGATCCATTTATTTCAAGCAATACAGCAACATTCAATGAAGGCGATGCAAGACCAAGTAGCACAGTTAAAACAGAGTTGCCACCTCCTGTAGATTCCTTAACCCCCACTGAGCAGACTGTATCAGTTAAGGAACCTGCCGATTCCAGGCTTCCTGTGGACAGTGGTGGCCACAAACCAGCACTCACAGTGAGCACAAGGAACGCACAGTCCGCTGAATCTGAGGACAGCTCTGTTCCAGCAAAGACTGCTGCAGAAACTGGCCTGAGCACGATGAAAGTGATGGCTGCTGACCCCAGAGCTGCTAAAGCTGAGGATCACAGGCAGACCAAGGACAGCGTCACTCTGGAGTCTGGAGCTTTGGTGGGCTCTGCGGCACCCGGTGTCCCAGAACAAAGAACGGTGCAAACGCCAAAGCAGGCTAAGAGCCCATCCAGCTTGACCCCTGTCAGAGTGAAGGAAGAGGGAGCTTTTGAATTTCCTCAAGATGAGGACACCAAGTGCCTTGAGTTCCCCCCCGTGACAGAGGAAATCCTCAGGGCTCTGGAGGCAGCGGTTCACGAGTGCCGCATGCGGTCATCGATGAGGCGTGGCGGCGGCGTGAGCTCAGAGCAGCTCTCGCACAGAGAGAGCGACGCCAAGGCTGCCCCGAGCAAGGGAAGCTCCAGGCCAGGGGCCCGGAGGGGAGACCCGGGCTCGGACAGGGAGCCCCGGGGCCAGGAGGACGAACCGCTGGGGGACAGGCCCGGCACAGCAGTGCGCAAGGCGGGCTCCGCCAAGGGGCACAGGGGGGTGCAGGCCGGCAGCCCCAGCTCCGGCACCAAAAGGGGAAGGGAACTGGAGGACCAGGACAGGAGGTCTTCCAGCCACGAGGAGAGCAAGCGCAAG agCTACAGCTCTGGCAAATCTACCCGGTCGTCGCGGAGCAGCACCAAATCACGGCACAACAAACCA ACAGAGGAATGGATGGAAGATTCGTCACCGTTTACCGAAGAGACGGTGGGCATGTTTCCATTTGACCTGGACGAGTTCGTCACGGTGGATGAGGTGGGAGACGAGGGAGAGGGGGAGCCCAGGAAAGAGCAGGAGCCAGACCCCGAGCTGCCCGTGGAAGAAGGGGTGTTGTCCAGGCACCACTCTCCTCCTGCCCCTGAGCCTCCTGGCAAGCGCAGGAGGCCTGGGTCCGCGGACGCCAAACAGAAGAAACTTGCTCCGAAAACCCACAAGCTGCAGAAAAAATCGCCCAAAGTTTCAGCTGCCAAAGCAAAGCTGCAGAAGAAAGGTGCGAAAGCAGGGGGCTGCAAGGTGCAAGCTAAAGGCAAGGCAGTACCTCCCGCTGCTGTGGAAGAAGCCCCACAGCCGGCCGACAGGGCTGCGGAGCCAGACAGCCAGCAGGAGGACTCGGCCAGTCCCCTAGGCAAGGGAGAAGAGGTGGAGAAGGAACCACAGACGGAAACGCAATCCTTTCCTGCTGCAGACAGCCCCCACGAGCCTGCAACACAACCTTCAGCACCCGCAACAGCAGGAGAAAGCACAGCCAAGGACAAGCCTCAGAAATGTAAACAGGCAGCGAAGGAGCTACAGAAGGCAGCAGCGGCAGCAGAGGATAAAGCTCAGGATGTCTCTGCAGTCACAACAGCGGAAGGAGAAGTGAAGAAAACTGCTGCTGCTATTGCCAGACAGCCAGACAAGTCTCTGGAACCCGCCACGGCTGGAGAGGCTGGGCAGGGAGCTCCAGAGCCCGAGACCGATGCCTCACCGGAGGAGGACAGCTCGGAAGTGGCTGCTGTGGTGCGTAAGGCACCTGCAATGGTGACGCTGGATGAGGtgagcgaggaggaggaggattaCCCTGAGGATGATGAGGAGGAGCGGCTACAGCGGGGCTTGGTTGGTGTCTGTGACTCGGAGGCTCTGGTGACCGTTGACGAGATCGGGGGTGAGGATGACCCCTTCCTGCACGCAGTGAGGGACCTGCAGGCCCTTGTCACGCTGGACGAGATCGTGGAGGAGGAGGGCAGCGGGAGTCCCAACCCCGAGTCCTTCCCATTTGGCCTAGGGGATGAGTCCGAGGATGCCTTCCTGCCAGAG ATTCTGGTGACCCTGGATGAGACAAAGGGTGATGATGAAGAGGCAGCAGAGGAAAATGGGAAGTGTCTTGAGCCAATGGAGGAGCTCAAGCCACAGTCCCCAGGCCCCCCAG CAGAGACCAGCAAGCAGGTGGAGGAGTGGCtgtgtgaggaagaggaggagcttCCTGAGTTGAGCTTTGTCACTGTGGATGAGGTtgtggaggaagaggaagagactGAGAAGCGGCAGCTATTGGAAGAGCTGCCGTGTCCCCTCCAGAAGGGAGCAGGCCGGCCCAAGAAGAGGCGCCGTCAGGCCGCTG CCACTCTGGTGAGGAAGCCTGGGCGAGGGCGACAGCAAGCCAGCTGGACAGCGGCTGAAGTGAAGGAGGAGGAGCCCGAAACCCAGGCAGAAGCGGATTTTAACCCTGTGGATGCAGCTCCCCGTCCTTCTGTGCCACAGGACCCAGCCTTTGATGCTACAGGATCCCTGTCACTCAGAGACACTCTGCAGGAGCCCAGTCCAGGAGCAGTGAAACAGGAACCTGAACCTAGTAGAGAAACTGAACATGAGCCCTCAAGGACTCCTCAGCTGAGGACTGGTCCCAGTGAACTCCCTGCATCAGCGGAGCTCTCCAAGGTCAAGCTGGAGCCCTTTGACCCCACTTACCTAGTGGACAGCAAAGCAGACAGGAGTCTTGTGGTGAACCAAGAGCGCCCAGACACCAGAGTCAAAG AAGAGTCCAAACTGCGACAGGACACGGTTGAACTGGAGGAGCCCCAGCTGAAGAAACCGCGATCTGCCTTTCCCTTATCCAGCAACTTCAAGATGCCTCCCTTCAACCCCCAGAGCCCTATTG GATTGGAATTCGTGGTTCCAAAGACGGGTTTCTTTTGCAAGCTGTGCTCCTTGTTCTATGGTAGTGAGGAGGCAGCCAAGAAGATGCACTGCAGCAGCCTGAAACACTACCAGAACATGGAG AAATTCCTTTCTAAGCTGAGAGCACAGCAAGCTGATGACACGACATAA